The Hymenobacter oligotrophus genome has a window encoding:
- a CDS encoding T9SS type A sorting domain-containing protein — translation MKQLLLALCLLVGVGAQAQPNGNLQWVQAFSDINAVMDVATDVNGDVYLTGRVSGTLRLGSTQLTAPGGLSLYVAKCRPSGEVVWATQLPSSALALGYRVQVDARGNSYVAGSFQGTLSYGRNQQITSQTPASGEAGFLLKCNAAGQVQWVQQISASGTELYSTCSAWAVALDVMGNAYLTGTASGSQVHIGNFTFANRQRQTYLASYTPQGTVRWAHMWQSAADFGGNVGRAIALDNFGNCYVSGNHIGGMQLAGQSIPANNSQSLFLAKFDTRRGQLQWLQAPAAFGDGNSLAADRQGNVYLTGWFSGSRTFGNKTATSHGGTDVAVVRYNRDGRVAWATALGGPSDDYDGDLAVSPRTGKVFVSGILNLSSEGTNQAFWVQLQPSGQPMRPVLVGGPGTSSTGMLALDARENVYMTGVFTGTCQFGNTTLQSTFTSGYLARYGHHDDRSTPPVAETPAAPIRACSVYPNPTREQFTLRLEGHTGPAARAVLLNLVGRQVAEQTLLPAGAITETTFSTAQLPVGMYILRVEHGRQVLTHAVSVQ, via the coding sequence ATGAAACAACTGCTACTCGCCTTGTGCTTATTGGTTGGGGTTGGAGCTCAGGCCCAACCCAACGGCAACCTGCAATGGGTGCAAGCCTTTTCCGACATAAACGCCGTGATGGACGTGGCGACCGACGTTAACGGCGACGTGTACCTAACCGGCCGCGTGAGCGGCACGCTGCGCCTCGGCAGCACCCAGCTTACCGCGCCGGGCGGGCTAAGCCTGTACGTGGCCAAGTGCCGACCTTCGGGCGAGGTGGTGTGGGCCACGCAGCTGCCCAGCAGCGCCCTTGCCCTAGGTTACCGCGTGCAAGTCGATGCCCGGGGCAACAGCTACGTGGCCGGTAGTTTTCAGGGCACGCTCAGCTACGGCCGCAACCAGCAAATTACCTCGCAAACACCTGCAAGCGGCGAGGCAGGTTTTTTATTGAAATGCAACGCTGCAGGGCAGGTGCAATGGGTGCAGCAAATCAGTGCTTCGGGTACGGAGCTGTACAGCACTTGCTCGGCCTGGGCCGTGGCCCTCGACGTGATGGGCAACGCTTACCTCACGGGCACTGCCAGCGGCAGCCAAGTGCACATTGGCAATTTTACGTTTGCCAACCGCCAGCGCCAAACCTACCTGGCCAGCTACACGCCCCAGGGCACTGTGCGCTGGGCGCACATGTGGCAGAGCGCGGCCGACTTTGGCGGTAACGTAGGCCGGGCCATAGCGCTTGACAACTTTGGTAACTGTTACGTGAGCGGTAACCACATCGGCGGCATGCAGCTAGCCGGGCAAAGCATTCCGGCCAACAATAGCCAATCGTTGTTTTTGGCCAAATTTGATACCCGCCGCGGCCAGTTGCAATGGTTGCAGGCGCCGGCCGCCTTCGGCGACGGCAACAGCCTGGCCGCCGACCGCCAAGGCAACGTGTACCTAACGGGCTGGTTTTCGGGAAGCCGCACTTTCGGCAACAAAACCGCCACCAGCCACGGCGGCACCGATGTGGCCGTGGTGCGCTACAACCGCGACGGGCGCGTGGCTTGGGCCACCGCCCTAGGTGGCCCCTCCGACGACTACGACGGCGACCTGGCCGTGAGCCCGCGCACGGGCAAAGTATTTGTATCGGGTATCCTGAACCTGTCGTCGGAAGGCACCAACCAGGCGTTTTGGGTGCAGCTGCAACCCAGCGGCCAACCCATGCGCCCGGTGCTGGTGGGCGGCCCCGGCACCAGCTCGACTGGTATGCTCGCCCTCGATGCCCGCGAGAATGTGTACATGACGGGCGTGTTCACGGGCACGTGCCAGTTCGGCAACACCACGCTCCAGAGCACCTTTACCAGCGGTTACTTGGCCCGCTACGGCCACCACGACGACCGCAGCACGCCGCCCGTTGCCGAAACTCCTGCGGCGCCCATCAGGGCGTGCAGCGTGTACCCCAACCCCACTCGCGAGCAGTTTACGTTGCGCCTCGAGGGCCACACCGGCCCGGCCGCACGCGCTGTGCTGCTGAACCTGGTGGGCCGGCAGGTGGCCGAGCAAACATTGCTGCCGGCCGGGGCAATTACCGAAACCACCTTCAGCACGGCGCAACTGCCGGTGGGCATGTATATCCTGCGCGTGGAGCACGGCCGGCAGGTGCTTACCCATGCCGTTTCGGTGCAATAA